One Coffea eugenioides isolate CCC68of chromosome 2, Ceug_1.0, whole genome shotgun sequence genomic window, TTTTTTCGTAAAATATCATTATGTTAATATTAGAAAGAAGCATGACTAATCATTATatctttatattaattataataataatattaattaAAAGAAGCATGACTAATCATTTTTGTCTTTCATTTTACTACCCCCTAGCAGCAAAATTTGTTGCTTAAATAtaggggataatttcagaagccCCCTGAAGTTTTTAATAATTTCACTTAACTCCTCTAAGGTTTTAAAAGTATAGTTATCTCTCTCATTCATTTAAAATGAAACCCTCTTGTTTTTTATGCTTATATAAAGGATgggttttttttaaaattttttttctttttccattcgTATTCATTTTGCTTATATTTGGTCATAAAAATCGAAAAACTTTCAATGTTGTCTCTAACCTCTATTTTTATCAAACGTCAAACCAGTAACTTTTTTTTGTATAACTTTTAATACCATCAAACTTCTTTTGTAACtccttttttaaaaataaatgggTCAAAATCACTACTAAAAAAATGGTAGTTCCACTACTTAACTAGTCCACATACTTTAAAAAGAGTAAATTGTGCGAAATATCACTAAACTATTACAATGTGCCACTTTTGGTtactaaatttttttattagccAAAAATGTCACTGAACTAGTAAATTTGCACCGTTTACGTTGCTCCATGTATTTTTGCCATCATAAGAGATGAAAAGTAACTTTTTCATGAGCAATTTCGTCTGCACAACAGTTTTTATTTGAAGCTCTTCAACATAAATTACCTTTAAATGTGCCAGACAACTCCCAAGTTCAAGAAACTATTCTAATTAATCGTTCAAATTCTAGGTAAAGCCAAATAATcataagaaaaaattaaaagagcaAAAGAGGATACCTCAAGAATTTAATAATATAGCTGTAAgagcccggtgcaacccaatgagtacaaacaatttcacaatgatgcacaaagatatatcaaatttaagcacaataaagaaaacttaattaaagagaaaagataagaaatgcaaaccaaatatcaatccaatagcctcttcaattgatggcgatgctaaccaagatatacaagtgaaggctcactccttcctcaccccaaacactctttggttgagccaaggagttttacaactattctagttaaccctcaacaacctacacttgaaagatcactcacccaattaagaactattttatacaaatgaggcaaccttcaccaaggttttaccactccaagtgataggttcaccttcaccaaggttttactcctcctagagagtaaccttcacttcagcaacctcacaacccaacttttccaaccccttatacaaccaacaaagaatctttctattcaaaaatctcacttgtaagcttgtattttgtgttggcaaaagtcttctgtcttcttgtgctttggggtgtttatagaaggtgagaaatggctccaaaaggctctccaacggtcaaatattaaatgctgtcaaaactagccgttggcctgtcggacgtccgaaccacctgtcgaacgtccgaaccctgcgtccaaaccacctgtcggacgtccgaaccctgcgtccgaacgtcgtcaaagaatcatcaaatctttgcgaaatttctcggacgtccgatgcggtcgatgtgcgtccgaggcgtgcgtccgatccttccggacgtccgatgcttcctcacgagcgtccgacagagtttccttcttgatgttcttcatcctttaggacgtccgacagattctttcggacgtcccacatgagtgccctgtttttgcttcttcttttgtgccacaagaatctgttctaacaatttgctcacataaaaacattagcccaaatctacattttggtttgttaatcatcaaaaccaaggattgatcgaccaaggtcaacaatagcaaatcatttttttaatagTTGTCCTTTAGAAAATCATTATAGCTAATGTCATTGCCAAAGACTATGGACACTGACAAGCAAAAAGACAAATGAATTTTGAAGCCATGCATGAAATGATAGAAATAGTGAGACAAAATTGTGAATGAACTAATTGTGCCTAGCAAAGATTGAAAATTTCTAAGAAGTGAAAGGAAAAGATATGTgattccacaaaaaaaaaaaaaaggtttccatttgcataaatttgataaaaatatgCATGTGTAGGAGAAAACATCAACGTCAAAGTTCACAAATGTCaaaaagagtaaaaaaaaaaattatgaagtAGTGCATGGGAAATGATGATCATTAGTCATAATTCTCCACTTGGAATGATCATTAGTCATAATAAATTGCCCCTAAATGAGTACAAATAGTTTAGTACAAATTTATGAGTTCGATGACATTTTTgactaataaaaaagtttagtaaCCAAAAGGAGCACATTgcaatagtttagtgacatttcgcgcaatTTGCTCTTAAAAAATCAAGATAacattttcttctttattttaagaaaaatctATATCTCCAATTAAACACTATGGAAAGTAGACTGTTATAGTGATAGATTTATTGTTATAATTGATTATCAAACTACAAAAATATTGGCATGAAAAATTTGATACTCATTCCTTTATAACTAACTGCTCCAAATTACTTTACAATTATTATTTAGAGGAATAAATTAAActttactccctccgtcccattaaAACTGTCATACTTTCCTTTTTGGTCTGTCCCAAAATTATGTCATCTTACCAAATTTGGCTAATAATTTTGTAACACATTCCAATTTTTACCCTTCATGCACTTGCACAAGAAATCTTAAAATAATGTTGTGGGTCCCACTTTCTCTTTGATTTAGGCACAAAAGATAATATATTGGCCCCACATGTACCTTCAAATATTCAAATGGTTTTAAAGTTACATATTTTCCCACCAATAAATGAAGGATAGAAACGGAAAGCAAACACAATTCCTTCACTCTTTGACCACTGTTGATAAAAAACACAATTCCCCAAAAGTGACAAACTtattgggacggagggagtataagaTAAGAGCATTTTAGATTATTCATTAATTCTTTGCCCTACATTTATTGTTTGGTTACTAAAAGTGTTAAATTAGGGGAAGTAAGTATAATTTTAAAACCTTTGATGGAGCTAAGTGAAATAGTTAAAAATctcagggaggtttctgaaattatccctatatatAATTGCTGGGCCTCACGTCCTCTTTCTGCTTCTTCTTGGGTTTCCACCAACCAGTTCATGAACCACTCTCGCTGCCGATACAGATTTTGTTTTGATGATCCCTTTGGTAGGTTCTGTATTTCTGTATTTCTTTTACTTGCTCTTAAAAATAATTTCCAACGTCTTTCTGTTGGCTAAAAGTGTTCATCTTACTCGGCGACAGCTGGGGCTGTTGGTTTGAAGAAGTACTGAACTTTTAACTTTTGCATCGCAAGTCTGCTTAGTCAGTAGGAAAAGATGGGTTTTGTACccaaaaagagaggaaaatggaaagaaagaagCTTTTTTCTACTTGCTTTTATTGGATTGTTGTTGTATCGTATCATTTGATATCTAGTATGTTCTGCTCTCTTCTGTCTTGATTCTTGCATTGTTTTTtatgattaatatttttttaaagggATAGGAGGCTGCAATTGTTGCTAACTGTAAAATCTGGAAACTGGGTTTTAGTTGTAGCAGCCAAGGAAGATGGAAGTAAGTAATGACTTTATAGAGTGGCTTGGTGCTGATTTGTCCGTAAAAATCCTCATGTTTTTGGAGGACCCTTCTGATCTTGTTCGTGTTAGTGCTGTCTCCAGTTCTTGGCGCCAATTCAGTGAGCTTTCCCACTCAGCTTAGGCATTGCTTCTGTGTCCATGTTTTATCAATCTACTGGTTTTAATTCCTCGTTTCTCTGTGATTTGGGTTGTTCTCGGGGTGGTTATTTGTCATCTGCTTAATTGTGGAAGAACTAATTGATGGTTGCTATGTTATTTTATTGACTGCGCATATCCCAGTTTGGGCTCTGCTGGATTATGCACGAATGAAACAGAACAGCACTCTTAATTGAAGTTTTCTAGACGAGGAGTCCTTATAATATACGTTTAAGCTACTGTTCGTCATTGTATTTCCAGTCAGTGGTGCCTTCTTTACAAGTGTCTCTCGGAATATTGGTACTGAATGTCTAGTCAATGCGGTACTTGCTGAAATGCTAGTTATAGGATTTTAACTAGACGTTGACATTGCTTATTTTCTGAATATTGCTGAAGGTAAACACTAGTTTACATCTATCATTGTCTTTGAGAAGCAGCAGACAATGATAACCATGTATGTAAATGGTGAGAAACAAAGAACTGTGCCAAAAAGATAATTGGATATTAGCATTTTGCAAGTACAATTAAATATGGTTCCCGTGTTGCTCAATACTTTTGATATGCTTCACTTTTGTACAAGTTACTGAGTAATGTGTGCCTTAATCAGGGAAAAGAAAGAGTTTGAGCACTTGTCTGTCAACTCTTCTCTCTGTGTGATCAAAGTAAAGAAGTTTATGTGCAGGGCGGCAATCTGTGCCTTATGGtgggggaaaaaaataaaagaatttgaGGACTTGTCTGTCAACCTTTTCTGTGTTCGATCAAACTAAAGAAATTGAGGTGCTTCACAGCTGTCCGTACTTTTATTTCTGTTTCTTTTAAGGGCTTTTAACCTTATGCAGTGATTGTGAATGGAATATGCAAGAAACTCTGTTTAAAGATGTTCCCTGAGATGTCCACTCTTAGTCGTGCTATTGAAATTAGCAACATGATCGAACCTGTGGAATCCAGGACCaatgagcctattgaatgggcATGTCTGAAACGGGACCATAAAGTATATGCATTTTTGGCTCAAGGTCTTGCCTCCTTCCCAAGAAAAGATTGCTTGTCTGAGGCACTTGGTGCTTCAAGCACTGATAATTACGCAGATGAAAGCATTCAGAATACCCTGGAACCAAGTGACAGGATTGGTCAGAGAGCTTCTTACTGGTCGAGCAAGGGTGAAATTGATTCTGCAGTCTCTGAAACATTAACGTATAAATTGAGGGCCAAACTCTGTGTGATTACTGAAATCCATATTCAACCATTTCAAGGTTATTTTATAAGACATTTCATTTTTGTTTGGGGGGGAGGGGGGTGACGGTGACTTCTTGTTTAAAACCTGTCTCTTTACCGGTAGAAAAACTTGATTTGCATTATCAGCGTACTTTCAGTTTGGTTCCCCCATATATTCAGCGAAGGCTGTAAGATTTTTGATGGGGCATTCTATTGCTGGTATGGAAGCACAAAAGGAGGGAGACGTGTCTTCAGCTGCTCAAGAATCTTCTCATGAAAAATTTGTGTGGACGTACGTTTCACCAGAATTTCCGATGGCTCATGTGAGTTTCACGTGCTTCTTTTCATTCTTTCGTACTGCTCAAGGAACAACTTTTGTTATCCTTTTGTCCAAAAGGGGCTGTACAAGGGAATGAGATATCATATCACCTAACCAATTTGGGTTGTCTGCCAAAGGCTTGTTCAACTATAAGCTGCAATCATTAATTAGAATTTCAATCTTTTATCATGGTCCAGATTCAGTATTACTAATTAACTGCGTTATAGGAGAATTGTTTGCAAAAGTTCATGCTGCCAGAACCTGTTCTCTGCATCGGAGGGATTCTGCAAGTCCAGCTATTGGGTAGGGTGAAGAAACAAGAAATAGATAGTTTGT contains:
- the LOC113763090 gene encoding F-box protein At4g00755-like isoform X1 — translated: MEVSNDFIEWLGADLSVKILMFLEDPSDLVRVSAVSSSWRQFMIVNGICKKLCLKMFPEMSTLSRAIEISNMIEPVESRTNEPIEWACLKRDHKVYAFLAQGLASFPRKDCLSEALGASSTDNYADESIQNTLEPSDRIGQRASYWSSKGEIDSAVSETLTYKLRAKLCVITEIHIQPFQAYFQFGSPIYSAKAVRFLMGHSIAGMEAQKEGDVSSAAQESSHEKFVWTYVSPEFPMAHENCLQKFMLPEPVLCIGGILQVQLLGRVKKQEIDSLYYIRVSHVEVVGRPATPAFDVEILDQSGKCMLRHNPEQHLCSNNRSPQSESSCPPRIHRFSASIRGWEHMILNTLLGARGIMVNDYDYDYDGEDDDSDDQYN
- the LOC113763090 gene encoding F-box protein At4g00755-like isoform X2, with product MEVSNDFIEWLGADLSVKILMFLEDPSDLVRVSAVSSSWRQFMIVNGICKKLCLKMFPEMSTLSRAIEISNMIEPVESRTNEPIEWACLKRDHKVYAFLAQGLASFPRKDCLSEALGASSTDNYADESIQNTLEPSDRIGQRASYWSSKGEIDSAVSETLTYKLRAKLCVITEIHIQPFQAYFQFGSPIYSAKAVRFLMGHSIAGMEAQKEGDVSSAAQESSHEKFVWTYVSPEFPMAHENCLQKFMLPEPVLCIGGILQVQLLGRVKKQEIDSLYYIRSPQSESSCPPRIHRFSASIRGWEHMILNTLLGARGIMVNDYDYDYDGEDDDSDDQYN
- the LOC113763090 gene encoding F-box protein At4g00755-like isoform X3; its protein translation is MFPEMSTLSRAIEISNMIEPVESRTNEPIEWACLKRDHKVYAFLAQGLASFPRKDCLSEALGASSTDNYADESIQNTLEPSDRIGQRASYWSSKGEIDSAVSETLTYKLRAKLCVITEIHIQPFQAYFQFGSPIYSAKAVRFLMGHSIAGMEAQKEGDVSSAAQESSHEKFVWTYVSPEFPMAHENCLQKFMLPEPVLCIGGILQVQLLGRVKKQEIDSLYYIRVSHVEVVGRPATPAFDVEILDQSGKCMLRHNPEQHLCSNNRSPQSESSCPPRIHRFSASIRGWEHMILNTLLGARGIMVNDYDYDYDGEDDDSDDQYN